One genomic region from Sphingobacterium sp. UGAL515B_05 encodes:
- a CDS encoding RHS repeat-associated core domain-containing protein has translation MKTNLMKRGFAVVILFLHVTILNAQSVDSVISKERYSYNSYGEIIESSMQINNGAVDKTVIQRSGSLGGLYYPMQDSLLKHRFLNLPIFKMNLRNDTVINAEFYEYEANGKGYLKKLYKTHFAIENLGQFNFENEKTSSNPTLQLVGSSYELESTIELFTEKGQPLQVKEKNGIQKAFIYDEEGRLIGNVSNAKQSDVAYYYAASDIAYYNNRNTTKFGNWTISNGTARSFSKSGLDPAKTYILSFQGSLTYTLQGGTVLKSFSRKMYSGTLNTLFIKGASSVTFTVNSGSLFDLRLHPRESLMNNINYGANNTITNEIGPNYDRTQKIYDSWDRLTNKVDNDFLNSQDYSYSIIAQGENTVFEFNWDGTRNITFIDPFGRVTQKINQFDNESFNVAIFKYDNLGRSIKSFDPFVVTDQSISNVLSEPIFNRDTVAQSSFYRDTLKNPNMDFNLYPYVQHRYDKFSHEIIEQEGTGPYFKVSNAAIANSGHTTKIEEKRYSKLSSNHSIKYWSYDQTGLKFKPSHRENVLLVQTIKGVNWTGGKTNTSVQYTNEKGNLIVKKDYLSEVDSAVTYYLYDKLDRLAYVVPPNTPNIDIPFNHANFETYIYAYKYDKYGQIVEKKMPGQGKIFYVYNKDGSLAASQDSVQRLNRIWIFSKYDGHGRELKTLEYKYNATRTGLQTTITAQATPWEEKLAFGSYGYTSRVFPTTGSTELKVNYYDEYETLLPADCPWRLPQDNIQSPYDRENLVPIGLPIASKVKVFGQNKYLWTVSFYDMLSRNRRTIASNIVDGYDEQVNTYNNSISYNLVSSVRNLHKNQLDSVVSVTSYEYDSMLKLIGATNQINNQAVQYLWKNYLDKTGKIAYSAIGGNSSTNFIYTISPKYDYKARIRYIKGKLKNGSTLFESTYTYDNIPKNDFRGNLSYVSHKLNNNTVYQQRSNYTYDAFNRLKAAGNSFGNTIDNGFKEYFNYDLSGNITSSGRYAKVSGLIQQVDSLKYYYDGFKHTRIDDISTSAVAVKALGFSEAGQVAGEYVYDGNGRTIKDLNKGINYIHYNHLNLPDTIKFSNNNVLTYAYDATGGKLSKHFTVGTTTTNTYYAGGAEYSSIGTGAKSLKLFQFSDGEVRPNGAAFDYLYHVKNQTESPLMTLAVNAATNAHTISQINNYYAFGNAAPYVEGNLVSGTKYNYLYGGKEIQDETGLYDHHARMYDPAIGKWNIPDPLSEYFSNKSPYNYSSNNPINFSDPTGLYDESSLVQMFSNLPSYYSPKSIKYGIEQTETERYMEQDRMWSNYDSRIFGWGSYNSKIAGFNAALQSVGVNHVFLPIVEVKGFSSFNSFLNSIESIASRAYLSYENGIKFDTYINPSAAHLYGNNISTINAKASPGLALVATGVTGASVEGVSGGAIAGGISGTTLTSAGLGAAVGALTYVGMKVNQAGYPVDNRPFSQSVLGLPSLSDTNGFVFSKKSGKDKANDVPSWARGKKPQSGESGKEFAKRLLDEHYGEGNWEGTGPGSEFNKLKKNGDRNK, from the coding sequence ATGAAGACAAACTTGATGAAAAGAGGTTTTGCTGTCGTTATTCTATTTTTGCATGTCACAATTCTTAATGCACAATCGGTCGATTCGGTCATTAGCAAAGAAAGATACAGCTACAATTCATATGGGGAGATCATAGAATCTTCTATGCAAATCAATAATGGAGCGGTAGATAAAACAGTTATCCAGCGAAGCGGTAGTCTTGGAGGATTATATTATCCTATGCAGGACAGCCTCCTTAAACATAGATTTCTTAACCTTCCGATTTTTAAGATGAACCTGCGGAACGATACGGTTATCAACGCTGAGTTTTACGAATATGAAGCAAATGGGAAAGGTTACCTCAAAAAACTGTACAAGACCCATTTTGCGATTGAAAATCTCGGACAGTTTAATTTTGAAAATGAAAAGACTTCGTCAAATCCTACACTTCAACTTGTTGGATCAAGTTATGAACTGGAATCGACGATAGAACTGTTTACTGAGAAAGGGCAGCCTTTACAGGTTAAAGAGAAGAATGGCATACAAAAGGCATTCATTTATGATGAAGAGGGGCGTCTTATTGGTAATGTCAGTAATGCAAAGCAAAGTGATGTAGCTTACTACTATGCTGCCAGCGATATCGCTTATTATAATAATAGAAATACAACCAAATTCGGTAACTGGACAATTTCCAACGGTACAGCTAGAAGTTTTTCTAAAAGTGGACTTGATCCTGCAAAAACATATATACTGAGTTTTCAGGGCAGCCTTACTTATACTCTACAAGGGGGGACTGTGTTGAAATCCTTTTCCAGAAAAATGTATTCAGGTACTTTGAATACACTTTTTATTAAAGGAGCATCATCGGTAACATTTACTGTGAATTCAGGAAGCCTCTTTGATCTGCGACTTCACCCAAGAGAGAGCCTCATGAACAATATCAATTATGGTGCAAATAATACGATAACAAATGAAATAGGTCCGAATTACGATCGCACACAGAAAATTTATGATTCATGGGACCGTTTAACGAATAAAGTCGATAATGATTTTTTAAATAGTCAAGACTATAGTTATTCTATTATTGCGCAGGGTGAAAATACAGTGTTTGAATTTAATTGGGATGGAACAAGAAATATCACCTTTATAGATCCTTTTGGCCGGGTGACACAAAAGATAAATCAGTTCGACAATGAATCCTTTAATGTCGCTATATTCAAGTATGATAATCTAGGCCGGTCAATAAAATCCTTTGATCCATTTGTTGTAACGGATCAGTCCATCTCCAATGTATTGAGCGAACCGATCTTTAATAGAGATACGGTTGCACAGTCCAGTTTTTATCGGGATACCCTGAAAAATCCAAATATGGATTTTAATCTCTATCCTTATGTGCAACATCGTTATGATAAATTCAGCCATGAAATCATCGAACAGGAAGGTACGGGGCCATATTTCAAAGTTTCCAATGCTGCAATTGCAAATTCTGGGCATACAACAAAAATTGAAGAGAAGAGATATAGTAAATTGAGCAGCAATCATAGTATCAAATATTGGAGCTATGACCAAACAGGGCTTAAATTTAAACCCTCGCATCGGGAAAATGTACTATTGGTCCAAACCATAAAGGGAGTTAACTGGACAGGAGGAAAGACAAATACAAGTGTACAGTATACCAATGAAAAAGGAAACCTGATCGTTAAAAAAGATTATCTGAGTGAAGTAGATTCTGCTGTTACCTATTATCTCTATGATAAATTAGATCGACTGGCTTATGTGGTACCTCCTAATACACCGAACATTGACATCCCTTTTAATCATGCCAATTTTGAGACTTATATTTATGCATACAAGTATGATAAATACGGACAGATTGTTGAAAAGAAAATGCCCGGCCAGGGAAAGATCTTTTATGTCTATAACAAAGATGGCAGTTTGGCAGCGTCGCAGGATTCTGTTCAGCGGCTCAATCGTATTTGGATTTTTAGTAAGTATGATGGGCATGGTCGTGAGCTCAAAACATTGGAATATAAATATAATGCTACGCGCACAGGTCTTCAGACTACGATAACCGCGCAGGCGACACCGTGGGAAGAAAAACTTGCCTTTGGATCCTATGGATACACGTCACGTGTGTTCCCAACAACAGGCAGTACAGAACTTAAGGTTAACTACTACGACGAATACGAAACCCTTTTACCGGCCGATTGCCCTTGGCGACTGCCGCAAGACAATATCCAGAGCCCCTACGATAGGGAGAATTTGGTGCCAATAGGGCTTCCTATAGCTTCCAAAGTAAAGGTATTTGGGCAGAACAAATACCTCTGGACCGTTTCTTTCTATGATATGCTTTCCCGAAATAGAAGAACGATTGCCAGTAATATAGTTGATGGTTATGATGAACAAGTCAATACCTACAATAACTCGATTAGTTACAACCTTGTATCAAGTGTGCGGAACTTGCATAAAAATCAATTAGATAGTGTTGTTTCCGTTACTTCTTATGAGTATGATTCGATGTTGAAATTAATAGGCGCTACCAATCAGATCAATAATCAAGCTGTACAATATTTATGGAAAAATTATCTTGATAAGACAGGGAAGATTGCCTATAGTGCAATAGGAGGTAATTCGAGCACAAATTTTATTTATACCATTTCGCCTAAATACGATTATAAAGCAAGGATCAGGTATATAAAGGGGAAGCTTAAAAATGGCTCTACACTATTTGAAAGTACCTATACATATGATAACATCCCTAAAAATGACTTTAGAGGCAATCTATCCTATGTCAGTCACAAACTAAATAATAATACAGTCTATCAACAACGGAGTAATTATACCTATGACGCATTTAATCGATTAAAAGCAGCAGGCAACTCTTTCGGCAATACAATTGATAATGGCTTCAAAGAATACTTTAATTACGATCTCTCTGGAAATATTACATCAAGCGGACGATATGCCAAGGTTTCGGGTTTAATACAGCAGGTTGACAGTTTAAAATATTACTATGACGGCTTTAAGCACACGCGGATAGATGATATCAGTACGTCGGCAGTGGCTGTCAAGGCATTGGGTTTTTCAGAAGCAGGGCAAGTAGCAGGTGAATATGTCTATGATGGCAATGGAAGGACCATCAAGGATCTGAATAAAGGAATCAATTATATTCATTATAACCACTTGAACCTTCCGGATACGATCAAATTTTCTAATAACAATGTGCTTACCTATGCCTATGACGCGACAGGTGGAAAGCTGAGTAAACATTTTACGGTTGGTACCACTACAACCAATACTTATTATGCTGGAGGGGCTGAATATTCTTCAATAGGAACGGGAGCAAAAAGTCTGAAGCTGTTCCAATTTTCCGATGGAGAAGTGAGACCCAATGGAGCCGCATTTGATTATCTATATCATGTTAAAAATCAAACGGAGAGTCCGTTGATGACGCTTGCTGTGAATGCTGCAACAAATGCTCATACGATCTCCCAGATCAATAACTATTATGCATTCGGTAATGCAGCTCCTTATGTTGAAGGTAATTTGGTTTCGGGAACAAAATATAATTATCTTTATGGAGGGAAGGAGATACAGGATGAAACGGGGTTGTATGATCATCACGCACGGATGTATGACCCTGCGATAGGCAAATGGAATATACCGGACCCCTTAAGTGAATATTTTTCGAACAAGAGTCCTTATAATTATTCGAGTAATAATCCAATTAATTTTAGCGACCCAACCGGTTTGTATGATGAAAGTTCATTGGTACAGATGTTTTCGAACTTGCCTTCATACTATTCTCCAAAATCCATCAAGTATGGGATTGAGCAGACGGAAACTGAGCGGTATATGGAGCAGGATCGAATGTGGAGTAATTATGATAGTCGTATATTTGGGTGGGGAAGTTATAATAGCAAGATCGCGGGTTTTAATGCGGCATTACAATCGGTGGGGGTTAACCATGTTTTCCTTCCCATTGTAGAGGTCAAAGGGTTTAGTTCTTTCAATAGTTTTTTAAATAGTATCGAGAGTATTGCAAGTAGGGCCTATTTGTCATATGAGAATGGTATTAAGTTTGATACATATATAAACCCGTCTGCCGCACATTTGTATGGGAATAATATTTCGACTATTAATGCGAAAGCATCTCCAGGATTAGCATTAGTTGCAACAGGTGTAACAGGCGCTAGTGTTGAAGGAGTCTCAGGAGGTGCAATTGCAGGGGGAATTTCGGGGACAACATTAACTTCAGCGGGGCTTGGAGCTGCTGTTGGTGCTTTGACATATGTTGGAATGAAAGTGAATCAGGCTGGTTACCCCGTAGATAATAGGCCTTTTAGCCAATCTGTACTTGGATTACCATCGCTGTCAGATACCAATGGATTTGTTTTTAGTAAAAAGAGTGGTAAGGATAAAGCTAATGATGTGCCATCTTGGGCTAGAGGGAAAAAACCACAGTCCGGTGAAAGTGGAAAAGAGTTTGCTAAAAGATTACTAGATGAGCATTATGGTGAAGGAAATTGGGAGGGAACGGGTCCAGGTAGTGAATTCAATAAGTTAAAGAAAAATGGTGATAGAAATAAATAA